ACCCACAAGGGCGTGACCTGCTTCGTGATATGCTACCAGCTCTTTGCGCTTTTCGCTCATCACTCGGTCTTTCTTCTCTGGACCTGCTAGCACACGGTCGATGGCGTCGTTAATTTCATCCATCGAAATTTCGGTTAAATTCCGACGTGCTGCCAGAATTGCAGCTTCATTCAGTAGGTTGGAAAGGTCTGCACCAGTGAACCCAGGGGTACGACGGGCGATTCTGTCCAAGTCCACATCTTTTGCCAAGGTCTTGCCACGAGCGTGAACTTTGAGAATTTCTCCCCGTCCAGCATAATCTGGGCGATCCACAACGACTTGACGGTCGAAGCGACCAGGACGCAACAATGCTGCATCTAGAACGTCGGGACGGTTGGTAGCCGCAATAATGATGATGCCAGTGTTACCTTCAAAGCCGTCCATTTCTGTGAGCAACTGGTTGAGGGTTTGTTCGCGCTCATCGTTACCACCGCCTAAACCTGCACCCCGTTGACGACCTACAGCGTCAATTTCATCGATGAAGACGATACAGGGAGCATTGGCTTTTGCCTGCTCGAACAAGTCGCGGACGCGGGATGCACCCACACCCACGAACATTTCTACAAACTCAGAACCAGAAATGGAGAAGAAGGGGACACCAGCTTCGCCTGCTACAGCACGAGCGAGCAGTGTTTTACCAGTTCCTGGAGGACCAACGAGCAGCACGCCTTTGGGAATTTTTGCGCCAACAGCAGTGAAACGATCAGCGTTTTTCAAAAAGTCTACGACTTCGTTGAGTTCTAGCTTTGCCTGGTCAATCCCAGCCACATCGTTAAATGTCACTTGGGTTTGCGGCTCCATTTGCACTCTAGCTTTGGATTTGCCGAAGTTCATGGCTTGGCTGCCAGGACCACTTTGAGCACGACGCAACAAGAAGAATAAGCCAACCAGAAGCAATACAGGGAAAAATAAGCTACTTAATGCCTTAAACCAAAATCCTTCATCGGTTTGCGGCAAAACACTAATATCTACGCCATGTTGGGTGAGAGTGTTGATGAGATCCGGGTCATTGACCAAGGTCACCAGCTTCTTATTTGGGTCGTTCTTGGGCATCACAAGAGCTGTCGACCTATCTGCACTCAAACTAACTTTTTCTACATTGTCACTTTGAACTTCTCGAATAAACTGGCTGTATCGCCATGTGTCTCTGCTTTGTGGTTGTTTGTCAAAAAACGCTGTTCCCAGCGCAATGACAACAATAAAAAGCAGTGCGTACAGCCCCGCATTTCTCCATCGTTTGTTATTCACGCCCGGTCAATCCTCCTAGATCTCTATCTTTTGCGTTCGCGTAGCGTCTCTGTAAAGAGAAGGCTTTTTTAAGAATTATGTTAACTTATCTTAAGGTATACCAAATTCTGCACCTACACTGCTATAAAAAACATCCGCAGTTGTTGAAAACAGGGATGGTGGGGATTATATTCTAGCTTTCCTACAGGCTGTATAACGGTATGAATCGGGACGGTTTCCACTACACTGTTACTGTAGGCAATTGCCTCAAATCCCTTGACTAACTCTGGTGTCCAGGGTTCCTCTCGAACTACCTGCTGTTTCAACAGCCAGTCTGCAAGCTGCCCTCGTACAATTCCCGGCAAAATTCCTCCTGTTAAGGGCGGCGTCCACCAACTGCCATCGCGCCACCCCCAGAGATTACCTGTACTCGTTTCTAGCCAATTTCCCGCAGCATCCACTAAGATCGCTTCTTGGGCATCCAACTTTTGGGCGCTAGCCTTTGCCAACCATGCACTGAGGTAGCTTCCCGTTTTATGAGCGGGTAGACAGCGAACAAATTCCGACGCAGCAAGAATTGCTCCTATACCATTATTTTGTAATTTTGTCAAGTTATTTGGCAGAAACCTGCCTGTTATCCACTCCCGTCCATCAGGAAAGATGGCGATTCTGAGAACGGGGAAGTGTGCCATGATAATTTGTGCCCCTTGACGCAGTCGCTTTTCATCTGGTATGCGCCAACCAAAGGTTTGCAAGCTAAATTTTAGGCGATCGCAGTGGGAGCGCCAGTAAGTTAACCTACTATCAAGCGAATTATTATAAACCCGCAGCGTCGTAAAAACGGTTGCTCCATAGAGTAACCCTGGGTCATCTATTTCTAATTCTAGGGTTTGAGACTCGATTAACTTACCGTTGTACCAGAAAATAACCGCAACCTCACTGAGCATTGGTTAGTAGTAAGTGCTTAAGCGCTTACTACAAGCCTATCAATTTAATCATTTTCAGATAATTTAATTTTGTGAGTGCCGTCACGATTAGTGATGATCTTTCCTCCCAAAGCTTCAATTTTATTGATTGCTCGCCGACGTGTGTTTTCATCAATTTGATGATTTAATACCATTGTCCAAGTCGCAATTCGCGCAAATTTGCTGTTAGGATTGTGGCTCAAAAATTCAGCCGTTTTCTGCGAAACAGATGCTGCTTGTTTGCTTTCCTTATCTGAATGGTGGCTAGCCCAATCTGCTGCCATTTCAAAGGAGTGTTGAGCCATTGATGATTCTCCTAAAAATAATAACTCATCAATTCCTTTATAGCGCCACACATAATAAGACTTTTTGGGAACCCAAGGAGAGAGAGACTTTAAACCTTTCTCCATTAATTTTATAGAACGTTCTGGCATAGCAGCATACATAGAAGTACTGCTAGAAAGACCCAGATAGGCAGGTATAAATCGCGGGTCGTGTTCCAGGATGACTTCAAAATATTCTGGACTAAGACTGTAACCTGTTTTAGCGCGAACTTCATCATCGCCAAAATATTGCACAAAATTGAGATACACCCAATTGGCAATGATATTATCGTAACCAAACGATGGCATTTTTCTTAAGAAATTTAGCTGGAGCTTTTCTGAGTTAATTTCTCTTTGTATCGTGTCTATTGAAGCAATTTCTTTCCTGTGAAGAAGTTTTTGCATTTTTGGGAATTGGAGCAAGCTCACTCCCAACATACACAAACAGGCTGTAAAAGATGCAGTGACACCTTGACGAGATAGGGCGAACATCTTGGTTTATTAGTAAATCAGCACCGTACTACAGGTATATAGTTCCCTCTAATCGCGCCAGATTAACACTGATTCTCCTTGTATTGTGCAAAAGATAAAAAAGCTTTTATGCGACTATCTTTACTGCTGCTACTGGAGGGCTAAACAATGTCCGAGACAATGACTCAATGGGATATCCTACACAAATTCTTTGTGGATTTTGACTTGCCTGAGAAATGGTGGGACTTAGGTTTGTTTTATGTTGAGCAAAGGGAAGAAAACTCTTCGCCACAGTATCTTATTAAACTTCGGGGAGTAGAAGGTACAAACTGGGGAGGATACCTTGATGGGGATGGGGATATTTGTTTTTTAGATTTTACCTCTAACCGGACTATCTTAGACGGTAGACATAATTACAACCACTTGCCTCTAGACTTGAATCAGTGGCTAGACAGCTTTTCCTCTGATGAAATCTTTCTTGAGCCAGTCGATGAAGATGATGAGATACTAGAACCGGAATCACCAGAAGCTATTGAGGCATTCATTCTCAGACTACTGCCAAAGCTAGAAACCGAACAGCTGACAAACATTGTGGAAAACATTTTAGATGAACTTGCCACTCGACTTAAGTCGTGATTATGCGATGCCGCTTCACGACTAAAATACAAATCAATGAGATCTGTCAGCTATCAGTAACCAGGCTAATAGCTGACAGCTCATCATTCGCTCATGACAGAGGTTTTCTGTTGAGCTTCTTGCCAAAGTTTGTGGAGAAAGAACTCAGTGCCTGAGGCGGATCTATCGCCCTGAGGCGAATGGCTCATTGCCGTGACAAACACACCATCAGCATCCTGAGAACCATTTGATAGCCAACAACCCCGCAGAGTTACTTCCACACACTCGTTATCACAAACGCACAAAGCAATAATTTCACTATCCTCTCTTTGAACCAGCGCCTTAAGCATCTCGACTCCTGGCAAATTAACAGGAAGCAAAAAGGAAGCAGTGCTAGGTTCAACGCATAGACATTGACCCGCTCGCAGTGACAAAATCACTCGCGCTTGCACCCATTCTTCCAGCGATTGAGCTAAACACTCTAAGCAAAAGCTTGTTTCGGTGTATGTTAATTTCAACATTCCTTATGCTCTCCTGTTATTCCAGGTTTGCTTGCACATCTATCCAGAACTGTTCTGCAAAGGAAATAGTCGGATGGAGTGGTGCTTTTGGCTTGGTACGCAGAGGCATACCAACCTCTTGAGGGGTTCTGTCTCCTTTGCGGGAGTTACACCGTTCACAAGCAGCAACTACGTTATCCCAGGTATGTTGACCGCCTCTACAACGGGGAAGGACGTGATCCAGCGTCAGATGTTTGCTGCTACCGCAATACTGGCAACTGTGGTGGTCTCGCCGCAAAACTTCCCGGCGATTTACTGGGGGAACTTTCCACATCCGCTCAATACTTGCAATTTTTAAGCGAATAAGTTTTGGTACATAAAGTACCAAGCTAGGTGAGTGAACTTCCCATCCGCTTTCGGTGGAAAAGTCTAGTGGTTCAGCCTTATTTGTCACTAACAGTACAATCGCCCGCTTAATATTAACCCGACACAGTGGCAAGTAATTTTGAGAAAACACCACCACGGATTGGTCTAAAACTTGCATCGCGCTTGTCACAGCTTGACTCCTTATAAACAAACCCCCGCTTCTTTTTATATTGAAGCGGGGGTTGGAATTTGACCTTTAAGTCTTCTGCTTCTATATTGGTACGGCATTCTGTTGCCTGTACCACCCGCTTCGTCGTTCTAGTTTTGGTGCTGCATTCAGCACACTAATACTGGCATATCGAAAATCATGATTACCCTCTGTGAGTTGCCATTTATTCGGGCTACCGTCTCCCATAAATAAATACTCCACTCCCACAGCAGTTAATTTCCAACTAAATCGGCAGTTGGCAACACGCAAGGAAGTAGAGATGGGGTAAACGGATTTCACAGAAAATTTCACCTATTGAACATTCCTTTAAACATACTACACTTGTATTACTATCCTGTCCATACTTTAAGGAGAAAAAGTCATGCATACAATCGCTCGCACTCCAACCACTGACATGGAAGTCACCAGCATCCGTCTAGAACGGGAATTGAAAGATAAACTCAAAGAACTAGCTGGCAATCAGGGATATCAAGCTCTGATTCGAGACATTCTCTGGAATTACGTCCAGCAAAAATCAGGTGAGTGGAAGCCACGATTTTCGCGAGCCGATATTCGCGCTAGCATAGCTGCAACAGCACAACAAGAAGAACGCTGTGTACTCACAGGACAACTCATTCAACCGAAACAACCGATGTTGCTGGGACTTACGAGAAATGGTGATATGGTTCCTCTGAGTGTCGAGAGTTTAGCTGGTTAAACTTTTGTTCAACAAATGCAGCACGGTTGCATTGTGTGATATTGCAACTGTGCTGCATTCATATTTTTTTCCATTTTTGTGATGAGTCAATTTAATAAGTAGAGAATGGGTTATGCACTCATCAAATTGGAAGATTGTTAGCCCTAATAGGTTTGGATGCCTTCCAGACGATTAATGTTGTTTGGGCAGCATATGCAAACCTTGTGCCTGAGCAAGAAGTAAAATATTGTAAAGAATATGAGTCAGACAACAACACGCAAGAGAATTTTTGGCTGTTTGAGGCAATAGACCATAAAAGTTGTCTGAAGCTTTGTGTTGGTAGTATTTTCTTTCAGTCGGTTCAGCCGGATTTGAACTCATTCAAAAATACATAACATGAAAAAAATATTACTTGTTTTTCTCATCGATAATCAGTGTTAACGCGGATAGAATTTACTGAGTTTTAGCCTCAAGTCCAGAGAAATTACGGTTTATGTGTGGAGGCATGCAGGATATCCTAGGTCAAGGTTAGCAAGTTATTAAAGCCGAAGAACACTCAAAAATTCTTTTGCTACAGCATCTTAATATGTTCATGAGAGTTTTTACCTAAAGAGAGATTGGTTTAAGATACGAGGATTTGGTCATCTCTATTGGTCATCTTAAATAGAAAGGGGCTATAACAGGTGAAAGACAATTTTAAAGCAAGATTTGCCGTTCCTCAGGGTACAGTAGCACAAGCTTTGGGTGAATGATAAGCCAAGAGGTTGCTTACTTTAGAAAATGGGGTCAATATTTAAGAGCGTGCTAAGAATGAACAAGCCTTTATCGTTGTCAAAGTGCCTAGATGAAGTAGAACGACAGCAAAAATACCCGGTCAAGCTGATGCAGCATCAGGAAGAACCTGCCTACCAGTTGGTACAAAAAATTAATAAAATCATCGCCAATAGCTCGACTCCGACAAATATGCTGCAAGATATTGCCCAATTGTTAGGAGTTGCTTTTAAAGTAGATTGCTGTAGCTTAGTGACAGTGTCAGCTGAGGTGTCCGGCGAGGCAATATCTGCTCATTGGTGCGCGCAAGAGAATTTAGAGTCCCCTCAGACAGAGGAGATGTTTTCAATAGAATGCGCTTCTGAGACATTGACTATTGAGGATATTCCAACGATTGAAAAAAGTTTGCCAATTGGACGTCAATCTTTGCCGGTGACGATAAAGGCTGTTTTGGCAATTCCTACTCGGTTGGCTGGCAACAATAACGGCGTGATTAGTCTGATTAAATCGCAGCCCTACGATTGGAGTCAACCAGAAAAACAGCTATTAAAAGCTGTGGAGTCGTCTTGCGCGATCGCATTTTCTCAAGTAGCACAAGCACAGCAGATTGCCCATCAAAATCAGTATCTGCAAACTTGCGTTCAGCATCAAAGCTTGATCAAGCAACTAACTATATTAAGTCGTAGCAACCTGGAGTTGAATCAAATGCTTCAGTTAGCGATTGCTTCTACATCTGAAGCTCTCCAAGTGGAACGTGGTTTGCTTATACTACTGAAGTATACAGATCCGCTGTTTAGAACTCGACAAAAAAAACAAATTCCCAAAGCAAAAGCCACTGTTGTGGGTGAATGGTCTAAGGAAACAGAAACTTCCCTGACAACAAAATCAGACACTTCAGATAGTTCTTTTTTTATTTCTGACTGTGGTTTATGCCAGCGTGCCTTTCTAGATTCTGGAAAACCATTAATGATTAATGATGATACCGATTTACAAGATACTTTAACAGTCGCCCCAGTATTTGCACTAGAAGTCTTGCCTGCAGTGCTATTAATGCCATTAGAGATTCAAGGCAAAGTTTTGGGATTTTTGGTATTACAGCAAACAAATGCTCGCAGTTGGCAATCAGCAGAATTAAATATAGTGGAAATGGTCTGTGCTCAACTGAGCAACGCCATAATTCAGACACAGACACTGCGACAAGTACAAACATTGGTAGATGAACGCACAGCACAACTGCAACGTAGTTTGGAAGTCCAAGCAAAACTCTACGAAGTAAAACGTCAGCAGACTGAGCAGTTGCAGAAACTTAACGATTTGAAGGATGAATTTTTAAGCAATATCAGCGATCGCTTGCGCCATCCACTAACAAGAATTCGTTTGGCTATCCTTAACTTACGTCAAATGGGTCAATTGAACGAGCGTCAGGTTAGATACGCCGATATGATTGAGCAAGATTGCACCGATGAAATTAATTTGATTAATGACTTACTAACGCTCCAAGAATTAGCAACCCATAATGAACGTCCGCAATTAGAAACTACCGATTTAAATGCGAGAATTCGTGATTTAGCAGTCACTTTTGACACTAAACTAACAGAGAAAGGCTTATGCCTTTCTTTAGATTTGCCTGATTCTCCACTTACAGTGCAAACTGAAGTAGAGAGTTTTGACCGGATTGTGCAGGAATTGTTAACAAATGCTAGTAAATACTCGGAACAAGATACTGTTGTTCATTTGCAAGCGACTCACCAAGTAAATCAACAACTCGATCAAGTTATTATTAAGGTGACTAATATAGGACGTGGCATCTCAGAAGAAGAAGCTACTTACATATTTGACAGGTTCCGTCGGGGTAGAGGAAGATGGACTCCAGGGACTGGCTTGGGGCTTGCGCTCGTCAAGTCTTTAGTGCAACATCTAAATGGGTCGATTGCGGTGGAGAGTACGCCCATTAAGGATTCTAGCTTGAGTAAAATCTCCTTCACTCTGACGCTGCCCCAATTTTCCCAACAAAGTGACTCCTATTCTAAAAAGTGACTGAAGAACACAACAAACAAGAGGAACTGGATTTATCCGCCATCGGCGACAACAGCGACCTAGAATTGAATTTGGCTGTTGATGCAGTTGATTTACAACCTGTGGAAGTGCAAATCGAGAAAATAGCAGAGCGACAGCGACAAATAACTGCTAAGCTTCAAATTCCGCAACCAGTTGAACAAGTCTGGAAAGTCCTAACAGATTATGAAGCCTTAGCTGACTTCGTCCCCAGCCTAGCTAAAAGTCGCCTAGTTAAGCATCCTCAAGGAGGGATTCGTCTAGAACAAGTAGGATCTGGGCGCTTTCTCCGCTTCAACTTCTGTGCGCGTGTTGTTCTCGATTTAGAGGAAAAATTCCTTAAGGAAATTAATTTCCGTATGGTAGAAGGAGATTTTAAAGACTTCTCTGGTAGCTGGCTATTAGAACCTTGTTCCCTTGATAATATTGTGGGAACTGCTCTGTGCTATACTGTCAAAGTTTTGCCTAAACGTACTATGCCAGTGGGAATGATTGAACGTCGTCTCAGTAACGATATGCGCTTGAATCTTCTCGCAGTTCGCAAAAGGGCATTAGGAACATGAAGATTGGAGAAAGAAGAGGAAGTAAGCTATCCTGTCTACCTTCCATCTTCTTTGCTTTTTTCTTAATTTTTATTATTTTAGTACCCCCAGGGGAATTCGAATCCCCGTTACCTCCGTGAAAGGGAGGTGTCCTAGGCCTCTAGACGATGGGGGCGTTTGGTTGAGACTTATATAAATTTAACGATTTTCGCTGCTGATGTCAACAGCTTTTGGAAAAAAATATAGCAAGAAGAGAAATTGGCAAATTCCAACTGTGTACCAGCAAAAAAGCCTAAAAATGAGAATAACTCAGGGAGCAAAATCCAGAATTTACAATCACCCCATATCCTATGGCAGGGTTCATTCTTCTTGGGTGTTCTGATCCCTGAGTTCTTGATTGGTCAATGAAAGAGTTCTGCTCATTCTTTACTTACGAACAATCGTCACAGTTGTTTCACCAGAAACCCAAACTATTGTATTATATCAAACTAAGTATGATAAAAAAGCTCAATTTAGTAAGGGACAGTGGGTGTGCTGTCGCACCCAGTAAAGTTAATATTAACTATCTTTTACAAAAGATTTTGAAATACATCGCTCAAAATCTACCGCATGGAAGCATCTTTTGAAATCACCCTGCAGATGGTGATTACCGTCTTTGCAGGTATTAGCGCCCAGGTGCTGGCTGCATACCTTCGGGTACCCAGCATTGTCTTTTTGCTGATGTTTGGCATTTTGCTTGGCTCTGATGGCATTGGGCTGTTGCACCCTCATATGCTAGGCACTGGGCTGGAAGTTATCGTCGCTTTGGCAACAGCAATCATTTTGTTTGAAGGCGGACTCAACCTGGATCTGCGAGAGTTAGGCAAAGTTTCGACTAGCCTGCAATTGCTCGTCACCCTGGGAACCATGATCACACTGCTTGGGGGCAGCATGGCGGCGCACTGGCTGGGTGAATTCCCTTGGCCTATTGCTTTTCTCTACGCTTCCTTAGTTGTGGTGACAGGACCAACCGTTGTTAGTCCTCTGCTCAAACAAATCAATGTGGATCGACAAGTAGCAACGCTTTTGGAAGGGGAAGGCGTTCTCATCGACCCAGTGGGAGCTATCCTCGCCGTCGTGGTGCTAAACACGTTATTAAACGACCACACTGACTTCATCACAGCAATGAGTAGTCTCATACTGCGCCTTGGCATTGGTAGCGTGATTGGTGCAGCAGGTGGCTGGCTGATGTCCTTAGTTAGCAAACGTGCCAATTTTCTATCATTTGAGGTGAAAAACCTGGTCGTCTTAGCGGGGTTGTGGGGCTTATTTGCCCTATCGCAGATGATTCGCAGCGATTCGGGACTGATGGCAGTTGTCGTTGCAGGAGTCGTTTTTGGAGCTTCCTCGGTGCCAGAAGAAAGATTGTTGAGACGTTTCAAAGGTCAACTGACGATTCTCAGTGTTTCGGTGCTCTTCATTTTGCTAGCTGCTGATCTATCTATTGCCAGTGTGTTTGCCTTGGGTTGGGGCGGTGTGTTCACAGTTCTGGTACTGATGTTTGTCGTTCGCCCAATTAACATCCTCTTGTGTACCTGGAACAGTGGTCTTAACTGGCGACAGAAACTGTTTTTAAGCTGGGTTTCCCCAAGAGGAATAGTTTCTGCCTCCGTTGCTTCTTTGTTTGCAATTTTACTGACGCAGCGCGGTGTTAACGGTGGTGAAGCAATCAAAGCTTTGGTGTTTCTCACAATTATCATGACCGTGGTCTGCCAAGGGCTAACGGCTGGGTGGGTTGCCAAGTTTCTGCAAATCACCTCAAAAGACGCCACTGGGGCGGTGATTGTGGGTTGTAATCCTTTGAGTCTACTGATTGCCAGGTTGTTTCAAGAACGGGGAGAAGCAGTGGTGATGATTGACACTGACCCAAAACGTTGCGAACAAGCAGAAGCACAAAATCTCAGGGTTATAGCCAGCAGCGCCTTGGATACTGGTGTATTGGAAGAAGCGGGACTTGCCTCAATGGGAACTTTTCTGGCAATGACCAGTAATGGTGAGGTCAATTTTGTCTTAGCGCAACGTGCGACAGAAGAGTTTAACCCGCCGCGTGTCCTGGCAGTTTTCCCCCGCGATCCCCAAGCAACCACCTCTACCAATGAGAGTCAAGTTAACCAGGCTTTCATCCCAGACTTACCAATTAAGACTTGGAATGAGTATGTGAACGACGGACGAGTCAAGTTGGGGACAACGACACTCAATGAATCTGATTTTGACCTTCAACAGGAGCATATGCAGGCATTGATTAGAGATGGCGAGTTGATACCCCTATTGGTAGAACGAGAAGAACATCTTCAGGTTATGCCCGCAACCGAAGAGTGGAAGGTTGGCGATCGCATTATCTATCTGTTACACGATCCCAGACCACACCTTTTAAAACGCCTGTCGGGTGGTAATCAGTCAACTCGCCTCGCTCTGGAAAAATTACCGGAGGTTGAAGAAATACCGTTGGCAAAATCTCAACTTTCCACCAGCGATGCTCCCACTTAAATGCGTTAGCCTTCAGCATTCAATGGTTGCTGCTGTCGCTCACCAGTTTCCGGTGCTCCTTGAGCATACATTTTTTTCATTTGCTTTTCTTGCCAAAGCACACTCAATAAATGCACTACAGCTAGAACTAAGGCAGCAACCGAGATGAGATAACTGTGTATTGTGTAAAGGTGCTGGACAGTTACGGTGCTAATGGCTCCACCACCA
The sequence above is a segment of the Mastigocladopsis repens PCC 10914 genome. Coding sequences within it:
- a CDS encoding aminotransferase class IV gives rise to the protein MLSEVAVIFWYNGKLIESQTLELEIDDPGLLYGATVFTTLRVYNNSLDSRLTYWRSHCDRLKFSLQTFGWRIPDEKRLRQGAQIIMAHFPVLRIAIFPDGREWITGRFLPNNLTKLQNNGIGAILAASEFVRCLPAHKTGSYLSAWLAKASAQKLDAQEAILVDAAGNWLETSTGNLWGWRDGSWWTPPLTGGILPGIVRGQLADWLLKQQVVREEPWTPELVKGFEAIAYSNSVVETVPIHTVIQPVGKLEYNPHHPCFQQLRMFFIAV
- a CDS encoding cation:proton antiporter; the encoded protein is MEASFEITLQMVITVFAGISAQVLAAYLRVPSIVFLLMFGILLGSDGIGLLHPHMLGTGLEVIVALATAIILFEGGLNLDLRELGKVSTSLQLLVTLGTMITLLGGSMAAHWLGEFPWPIAFLYASLVVVTGPTVVSPLLKQINVDRQVATLLEGEGVLIDPVGAILAVVVLNTLLNDHTDFITAMSSLILRLGIGSVIGAAGGWLMSLVSKRANFLSFEVKNLVVLAGLWGLFALSQMIRSDSGLMAVVVAGVVFGASSVPEERLLRRFKGQLTILSVSVLFILLAADLSIASVFALGWGGVFTVLVLMFVVRPINILLCTWNSGLNWRQKLFLSWVSPRGIVSASVASLFAILLTQRGVNGGEAIKALVFLTIIMTVVCQGLTAGWVAKFLQITSKDATGAVIVGCNPLSLLIARLFQERGEAVVMIDTDPKRCEQAEAQNLRVIASSALDTGVLEEAGLASMGTFLAMTSNGEVNFVLAQRATEEFNPPRVLAVFPRDPQATTSTNESQVNQAFIPDLPIKTWNEYVNDGRVKLGTTTLNESDFDLQQEHMQALIRDGELIPLLVEREEHLQVMPATEEWKVGDRIIYLLHDPRPHLLKRLSGGNQSTRLALEKLPEVEEIPLAKSQLSTSDAPT
- the ftsH3 gene encoding ATP-dependent zinc metalloprotease FtsH3, translating into MNNKRWRNAGLYALLFIVVIALGTAFFDKQPQSRDTWRYSQFIREVQSDNVEKVSLSADRSTALVMPKNDPNKKLVTLVNDPDLINTLTQHGVDISVLPQTDEGFWFKALSSLFFPVLLLVGLFFLLRRAQSGPGSQAMNFGKSKARVQMEPQTQVTFNDVAGIDQAKLELNEVVDFLKNADRFTAVGAKIPKGVLLVGPPGTGKTLLARAVAGEAGVPFFSISGSEFVEMFVGVGASRVRDLFEQAKANAPCIVFIDEIDAVGRQRGAGLGGGNDEREQTLNQLLTEMDGFEGNTGIIIIAATNRPDVLDAALLRPGRFDRQVVVDRPDYAGRGEILKVHARGKTLAKDVDLDRIARRTPGFTGADLSNLLNEAAILAARRNLTEISMDEINDAIDRVLAGPEKKDRVMSEKRKELVAYHEAGHALVGALMPDYDPVQKISIIPRGRAGGLTWFTPSEDRMDTGLYSRAYLENQMAVALGGRLAEEIIFGDEEVTTGAAQDLQQVARVARQMVTRFGMSDRLGPVALGRQQGNMFLGRDIMSERDFSEETAAAIDEEVRKLVETAYQRSKQVLENNRHILDLLAQMLVEKETVDADELQELLANNDVKTATFA
- a CDS encoding alr0857 family protein, which encodes MLKLTYTETSFCLECLAQSLEEWVQARVILSLRAGQCLCVEPSTASFLLPVNLPGVEMLKALVQREDSEIIALCVCDNECVEVTLRGCWLSNGSQDADGVFVTAMSHSPQGDRSASGTEFFLHKLWQEAQQKTSVMSE
- a CDS encoding SRPBCC family protein codes for the protein MTEEHNKQEELDLSAIGDNSDLELNLAVDAVDLQPVEVQIEKIAERQRQITAKLQIPQPVEQVWKVLTDYEALADFVPSLAKSRLVKHPQGGIRLEQVGSGRFLRFNFCARVVLDLEEKFLKEINFRMVEGDFKDFSGSWLLEPCSLDNIVGTALCYTVKVLPKRTMPVGMIERRLSNDMRLNLLAVRKRALGT
- a CDS encoding sensor histidine kinase; its protein translation is MNKPLSLSKCLDEVERQQKYPVKLMQHQEEPAYQLVQKINKIIANSSTPTNMLQDIAQLLGVAFKVDCCSLVTVSAEVSGEAISAHWCAQENLESPQTEEMFSIECASETLTIEDIPTIEKSLPIGRQSLPVTIKAVLAIPTRLAGNNNGVISLIKSQPYDWSQPEKQLLKAVESSCAIAFSQVAQAQQIAHQNQYLQTCVQHQSLIKQLTILSRSNLELNQMLQLAIASTSEALQVERGLLILLKYTDPLFRTRQKKQIPKAKATVVGEWSKETETSLTTKSDTSDSSFFISDCGLCQRAFLDSGKPLMINDDTDLQDTLTVAPVFALEVLPAVLLMPLEIQGKVLGFLVLQQTNARSWQSAELNIVEMVCAQLSNAIIQTQTLRQVQTLVDERTAQLQRSLEVQAKLYEVKRQQTEQLQKLNDLKDEFLSNISDRLRHPLTRIRLAILNLRQMGQLNERQVRYADMIEQDCTDEINLINDLLTLQELATHNERPQLETTDLNARIRDLAVTFDTKLTEKGLCLSLDLPDSPLTVQTEVESFDRIVQELLTNASKYSEQDTVVHLQATHQVNQQLDQVIIKVTNIGRGISEEEATYIFDRFRRGRGRWTPGTGLGLALVKSLVQHLNGSIAVESTPIKDSSLSKISFTLTLPQFSQQSDSYSKK
- a CDS encoding HNH endonuclease; protein product: MTSAMQVLDQSVVVFSQNYLPLCRVNIKRAIVLLVTNKAEPLDFSTESGWEVHSPSLVLYVPKLIRLKIASIERMWKVPPVNRREVLRRDHHSCQYCGSSKHLTLDHVLPRCRGGQHTWDNVVAACERCNSRKGDRTPQEVGMPLRTKPKAPLHPTISFAEQFWIDVQANLE
- a CDS encoding ribbon-helix-helix domain-containing protein, which translates into the protein MHTIARTPTTDMEVTSIRLERELKDKLKELAGNQGYQALIRDILWNYVQQKSGEWKPRFSRADIRASIAATAQQEERCVLTGQLIQPKQPMLLGLTRNGDMVPLSVESLAG